Below is a genomic region from Castanea sativa cultivar Marrone di Chiusa Pesio chromosome 2, ASM4071231v1.
ACCAATCTTTTAGCAAAATAGGTGTGATTTGCAATTCCATTCCCATTTCGTTGGGTTGACCCAAACGAATTGTCTTCGACTCAtacggaaaattcttaggtgcTCTTGGAGCATGGTGAAATGATGCTCcccctctcacattcatggtggggtccaccatgaatttaatgagtggatTCCACcataaatgtaagaaaaaagagTATCATTCTCCGTACTctggagtacctaagaattccTCGACTCATACTAATGTGTGTGTTGTTCTAATAACAACATGACCAAAACACCCCTAATAATTACTTAAAATCCCTAAAATACCCCTCAAAATCTCTATCACCCACCCATtacctctttcttcttcttttttttctcaaattctcatgtccacttctctttctctctcgttCACTCCCCCACTCGCCACCACCCGCGCGTGGTTCCACCGCCCAACTCTCATTCTGACTCTCACTCGCCTCACTCCTCTACCTCACTCTCCTCTCCGAATCGATCTCCGGCGACGATCTCGATCTCCGATCTCCATGTCCTCCGATCACCGCCCTCAAGCTCTTTTATCGAAACCGAGTGAAGAACTCGCCGACGAGTCCGATTTCGAAAACGTCACCTCTTCCGACGGCCTCGTCTCCATCTGTGGCTTCGGTTCCCTCCTCTCCGGTACGATCGATCAAACTGCGTTTTCAATCACGATCTTCACCATCACGCTTTGTTTTTTTGAACTTTGATCGTACGGTCAATATTTCTTTGGCAAACCAGAGAGAAGCGCGAGGAGTACGTTTCCTGATCTGATCAACTTCAGAGTTGCGAAACTCAACGGTTTTCGGCGAGTGTTCGCTCACGTGGCTCCGATTTTCTTTGAGCGTGGAATAGCCAAGCTAGAAACCAAGGTTCTATTCAATCTTTATTTTAAtctcttaattttatatttttccatatTCTGTTTGTTTGCCGGGAAAATGCaggaggaaatttttttttttgaagttatacACTAAGGAAAATGATCAATTTAATTAATCTTATACTTTGCCTGTACTATAGTCTGTTTGGTTTCCGGGAAAGCTTAGGAAATAGATGAGAAATTTGGAAGTGGAAAAAGCTTTTGGCCGTTAGCTTCctagaaaatatgaaaatgtgagcttacaaataaaatttatttattattaattttactttagTTAACTTTGCATCAGTGGCTAGTGTCATATATTTTGTTCATAGTCGGTCCCAAGTCCATTCAAAGGAGGGTTACATAAATTGCTTAGCCCGTCACGGTTGAATGCCGAATGATTAGCTAACAACTGGTTTTAGCAGGTGGGGTCAGTTACTTGCTAGAGTCGAGTTCATTAGAAAGATTCCCTTCGTTATCAAAACAAAAGGTTGtaaaatttagtcactttttatGAATGGATCTTATACATATACAATTTGGGGTGTATACCTATGAATGACCCCAATAAGTATATAGCTGATTGACTCTATAGTTTTGCAACTAAGGTTTTATTGTTGTTGCTTTTACTTAGTTATGAATAATAATCTTGGATTAAAAGCTAATGACCTCATTAAATGTCTTAGTTTTGAATAATAATCTTGGATTAAAAGTTAATGACCTCATTAAATGTTGGTTGTGAAATTTTTCAGGAGATTTCTAGCTTGAGTGTAGAGCCTTGTGAAGGCGAAATGCTTATTGTTTCAGTTTTCGAGATTAAAAAGTCAGAGGTATAATGTATGATTTTAGTGCCTATATTTGAATCGAATATTGAATTGTGAAAATGAGTGAACTAAATTTAATAGCACATAAATTTTTGTGAAGCTTAACTCAATATGTTACTTTGTAATCAGATTCCAGCTTTTATGAAGAGGGAGCTTGAATTTCGGTTTCTAGGTGTAAGTTGCTAGATTGCTTACTCTACCTATCATTGTGTTTATTTTGATTGATTATTTTCACTAGTATTAATTATAGATTTGTTTTTTTCGCTTATAGGTTCTGCCTGAAACACTTGATGGGAAGGCATTTGATAATCTGGCGGTGTGTGGAAAATCGACCATTTAGTATGCAATTgcattgtttaattttttattagggtCTTGctcctttattttttgggatatGATAGAAGTTACATATAAAGTCATCCAGAGGATAACTGCTAATTCAGTTATCAATATGCAGGTGCTTTGTGCTCGTTATAGTGATGAGGAATTTTTTCAAATTCGATGCAAAGGTAATCTATTAGAGGGTATTATTGATTTTAGAATGTTAGAATAACTTCTGGACATCAATATTTAGTTCCAAATGTCACTTCCTAGCATTTATATGGCTTATCGGGGTTCGCCATAATGCCCCTAGCCAGTAATTTTCCTTTTCAGGTTAAACGATGCATAACTGCATATAGAAAATCTAAGCAACAAGTTACTATAatgctttttccttttctctttttatttcttgtcTTGCTGTTTTTATTAACTCTACCTTTGAcacaacaagaacaaagccTTGGTGAGATTTTTTGTCATACGTGTGTGTTGCCATCTCTTACGTTTATTTATTCTCTCAATATTGAAAAGCTGGAAAGAGTTTTCTGATTgcaaatatttagttttccatGGAGCTGTAGGTTTCAAATATAATATTCCATGAAAAATTGCCAGTTTTTGTTACAGTTTTTTCCTTTCATAATTACTAATCAACAAGCAGTAATGCCATGTACACTCACTAGGTTCCATAATGCATACTTTGGAtcaattgataatttttctcttttcatacATTTCTGCTTTATTTACCGTTATGTAAAGGGGGTATGTATGATACCATATATGCCAGCTATTTTCCTGTAGGAAGCAAGGAGATCTATTATCAGCACTATGGACGATACAACATCAATAAGATTTGGCGGGATGACATCTTACCTTGCCGTGTTTATCTTCGGCACTGGTAAGTATTGGACATATATAAGCTATgcattcttaaaattttgctatCAAGGAATATTAGATGACAGACCAAGTTGTGTTTCTTAAATAAACTAGTGACCTCTTATCTGGTAGGCACATCTGCACTGATCTGTACATATGTCCCTTGCATATGAACAGAGACATGACACAGTAATATATCTGTCGTAACCTGTATTTTGTATCTTTATTGCCTTGGAAAGTTGTCCATGGTTTGATTGGATGTCCATGATTATATATGGCACATGCACAGGAAGCTTAATGCCTTAATGCAGCACGAAATTCTGCTTAATATCCACCTGTTTTGACTGTTCACTGGCATCATAAGATGATTTCCAGTTCCTGAACAGATATGCATTTCTTTTAACCTGTTTGTTTTGCCAACTTCTGTACATAAACTGAAGGTGATGAAATATTCTGTAGTGTGTTAGCAGCAAAGAATCTCAGTGAGGCAGCCTACAACAACTTTCTGGATCACACTTTCCTTGCAGACCGAAAAACAACCATTCGTGAATACTTGGCCACAGGAGGTTCGGGCATCATGGAAGAGGAGCCTCCAGAATCCCTCAAGACCCGTTATGGTGGTTGactgattatatatatatatatatatatatatatatatatatatatatatatatgacagaCCATGTACCTGCAATAAAGTTTCCTCAAGAAAAAGGGAAGGCACCAGAGACAACACATTCTTCAACCTTATTTTTTCTGTTGGCCAAGGTGGTCAGAACAGCTGTAGGGAAGATAGATTATAAGATCTTGTTATGGAACAGTAATTTATATTCCAAGAAGCAAACAGGATGGATACCTATATCCATTGTTGGTATTGAAATTAAGCAATTTTATGCCCTTTTCAGATTTGTTTTACTCTTCtcaaaatgatttttatgcGGTATTACCTGTCTTATATACAACCATGACACCGTTATTCTTAGATCATTTTGGGGCTTGAGGAAGATTGAAGCGCCAAGTccaaaatgaatttatttattactacTGTGGGAAACAGTTGTTCACTTCACCGTGATAGCCCAAACATGCTTTTGTGATGGCTGAAAGGAAACAGGTTATGGCAAAGCTAAGCTTTGAAATACCATGCTGACCTCCAGCATGCAACCTCGAAATTATGCTTGCCTACGCATAATAGTGATTTGGCATTTCATTTGAGAAAGTTAAAGACAAAACTTACGTGGTGGATCCAAGTGAAAGTAG
It encodes:
- the LOC142623794 gene encoding uncharacterized protein LOC142623794, producing MSTSLSLSFTPPLATTRAWFHRPTLILTLTRLTPLPHSPLRIDLRRRSRSPISMSSDHRPQALLSKPSEELADESDFENVTSSDGLVSICGFGSLLSERSARSTFPDLINFRVAKLNGFRRVFAHVAPIFFERGIAKLETKEISSLSVEPCEGEMLIVSVFEIKKSEIPAFMKRELEFRFLGVLPETLDGKAFDNLAVLCARYSDEEFFQIRCKGSKEIYYQHYGRYNINKIWRDDILPCRVYLRHCVLAAKNLSEAAYNNFLDHTFLADRKTTIREYLATGGSGIMEEEPPESLKTRYGG